In Paenibacillus kyungheensis, the following are encoded in one genomic region:
- a CDS encoding DinB family protein — protein sequence MQNAIYRYLPDMEHFVEQIRAIPEAEIDFKPAPEAWSIHEIVVHLFDVEIMLQYRLKSVLAEENPVIRAFDQDLWAQNLKYSSLNMEHHLQALIAMRRAFAPVLEQIRDEDWERTGEHTEDGTLTARTIAEKICVSHLELHVKQVQRNRDAYAAQK from the coding sequence ATGCAAAACGCAATTTATCGTTATTTACCGGATATGGAGCATTTTGTAGAACAGATTCGCGCGATTCCTGAAGCAGAAATTGACTTTAAACCAGCACCAGAAGCATGGAGTATTCATGAAATTGTTGTTCATTTGTTTGATGTAGAAATTATGCTTCAATATCGATTGAAATCAGTCTTAGCTGAAGAAAATCCTGTCATCAGAGCATTTGATCAAGATTTATGGGCACAAAATCTAAAGTATAGTTCGCTTAATATGGAACATCATCTGCAAGCATTGATCGCGATGCGTAGGGCTTTTGCACCTGTTCTAGAACAGATTCGTGATGAAGATTGGGAACGTACAGGTGAGCATACAGAAGACGGAACACTTACTGCACGTACGATTGCAGAGAAAATCTGTGTGTCTCATTTAGAATTGCATGTGAAACAAGTGCAACGTAACCGCGATGCTTATGCTGCTCAAAAATGA
- a CDS encoding SAM-dependent methyltransferase — protein sequence MNDQENNTQEQQSDSRWIGTANHGFAPYAQEELKRAFGAVKSSVLVPAEVLLLTLPVATEQVVQRLLAEPPMFLRHIQPVHYDLVLDQIDSEQHPFDALAHLLLKRDELKDIKLAVHIRKTADATPEENASELRHLLEERLMGLQSDFTVQDADKVVSVFWTAERLYAGISVPTDNLSDWNGGAVRFQREEGQISRAKFKLLEAERVFGIDFTAFRSAVDVGAAPGGWTSFLLDKGLQVTAVDPAKMDPSLQNIPNLKVVKKNAADVKFKPNEFDLLVCDMSWSPKLTAKLVIGMLDAVVPGGTVIVTVKLMNKKPLALIKEVISTFEDTRMQVQRAKQLFHNRDEITLYMVKY from the coding sequence ATGAATGACCAAGAAAACAATACGCAAGAGCAACAAAGTGATTCTCGCTGGATCGGAACAGCGAATCATGGCTTTGCTCCTTATGCACAGGAAGAATTGAAAAGAGCATTTGGAGCTGTTAAAAGTTCTGTTCTTGTTCCTGCTGAAGTCCTTTTACTAACTTTACCTGTGGCTACAGAGCAAGTCGTACAACGCTTATTAGCAGAACCACCTATGTTCTTACGTCATATTCAACCGGTTCATTATGATCTGGTACTGGATCAAATTGATTCTGAACAACATCCATTTGATGCATTAGCCCATTTATTATTGAAGCGCGATGAATTGAAAGATATCAAATTAGCAGTTCATATTCGCAAAACAGCAGATGCTACACCGGAAGAAAATGCTTCTGAACTGCGTCATTTGCTGGAAGAACGTCTAATGGGCTTGCAGTCTGATTTTACAGTGCAGGATGCTGATAAGGTCGTATCTGTATTTTGGACAGCAGAGCGACTGTATGCAGGTATTTCAGTGCCAACTGATAACCTATCCGATTGGAATGGAGGAGCTGTACGTTTTCAACGAGAAGAAGGACAAATTTCACGTGCCAAATTCAAATTACTTGAAGCAGAACGTGTATTTGGAATCGACTTTACCGCTTTTCGTTCTGCCGTTGATGTAGGAGCAGCTCCTGGAGGTTGGACTTCGTTTTTACTGGATAAAGGACTACAAGTTACAGCAGTAGACCCAGCTAAAATGGATCCTTCTCTGCAAAATATTCCTAATCTTAAAGTAGTTAAAAAAAATGCAGCTGATGTCAAATTCAAACCGAATGAATTTGATCTACTGGTATGCGATATGAGTTGGAGTCCTAAATTAACAGCCAAACTTGTGATCGGTATGCTTGATGCTGTTGTTCCAGGTGGAACCGTTATTGTAACCGTCAAATTAATGAACAAAAAGCCATTGGCTTTAATTAAAGAAGTCATCAGTACATTTGAAGATACTCGTATGCAAGTTCAACGTGCGAAGCAACTATTCCATAATCGCGATGAGATTACGCTTTATATGGTCAAATACTGA
- a CDS encoding thioredoxin family protein produces the protein MIEELTEQQALEMATTSGQAIAIYAYTPLCGTCKMGRRMLEITLPLLPEHTVYALNVNFAPTFVQAYEISSIPCLIVFEAWREKTPRFLYRMESVPRILEHIRSAIA, from the coding sequence ATGATTGAAGAACTAACAGAACAGCAAGCACTAGAGATGGCAACTACATCAGGACAAGCAATTGCGATATATGCGTACACACCACTTTGTGGTACTTGCAAAATGGGACGACGGATGCTGGAAATCACGTTGCCGCTTTTACCAGAACATACGGTATATGCATTAAATGTTAATTTTGCACCTACGTTTGTACAAGCTTACGAAATTAGCAGCATACCGTGTCTGATCGTATTTGAAGCGTGGAGAGAAAAAACTCCACGTTTTTTATACCGCATGGAATCTGTTCCGCGTATACTTGAACATATCCGTAGTGCAATTGCATAA
- a CDS encoding cyclic-phosphate processing receiver domain-containing protein, whose translation MINLYLDDYRPCPKGFALARDGEECLMMLREIEVNILSLDHELGFGQMDGTDVVKAMVHEGLFANEIYLHTSSLSGRKRMYELLYQAKPEHVILHDGAMPAEVLNDIANQSSKGQG comes from the coding sequence ATGATCAATCTTTATTTGGATGATTATCGTCCTTGCCCCAAAGGTTTTGCTCTAGCTAGAGATGGTGAAGAATGTCTGATGATGCTGAGAGAAATTGAAGTCAATATTCTTTCGCTTGATCATGAGCTTGGTTTTGGGCAAATGGATGGCACCGATGTAGTCAAAGCAATGGTGCATGAAGGTCTATTTGCAAACGAGATTTATCTGCATACGTCAAGCTTGTCTGGTCGCAAACGAATGTATGAACTGTTATATCAAGCAAAACCTGAACATGTCATTTTGCATGATGGGGCTATGCCTGCTGAGGTTCTGAACGATATTGCTAACCAGTCTTCCAAAGGGCAAGGCTGA
- a CDS encoding Fpg/Nei family DNA glycosylase: MPELPELENYKVQLSNYILNVPITQIEVKRAKAVNLESEQVNRQIVGERIAFIERRGKYLNLHTNNGQRLLLSIAAGGSLFYGKTKENADRVADVEIQFEDHNSLYFTGARQGMFYVYTAKEAGAKLNELGLEATDRKLTEELFIKLYKGRRSSLKTALTNQNLVAGIGSYYADEIAFTAGLLPSAKVQELDEEALSRLYFAMQNVLEEAIQTGGHLVGQPLTVTDSLTGGFHALRRVYEREGEPSVRSAKDLIVKTEVSGKKAYYCPATQFEK; this comes from the coding sequence ATGCCAGAATTGCCAGAATTAGAAAATTATAAAGTGCAATTAAGCAATTACATTTTAAATGTGCCGATTACTCAAATTGAGGTAAAACGTGCCAAAGCAGTTAACTTAGAATCCGAGCAAGTAAATCGTCAAATCGTAGGCGAACGCATTGCTTTTATTGAGCGTCGCGGTAAATATTTAAATCTGCATACAAACAATGGACAACGTTTGCTGTTAAGCATTGCAGCAGGTGGTTCTTTATTTTATGGCAAAACCAAAGAAAATGCTGATCGTGTAGCAGATGTTGAAATTCAATTTGAAGATCATAACTCGCTTTACTTTACAGGTGCTCGTCAAGGAATGTTCTACGTCTATACTGCCAAAGAAGCAGGAGCGAAGTTGAACGAACTAGGATTGGAAGCTACAGATCGCAAATTAACAGAAGAACTATTTATCAAATTATACAAAGGTCGTCGTAGTTCGCTCAAAACAGCGCTAACGAACCAGAATCTAGTCGCAGGGATTGGAAGTTACTATGCAGATGAGATAGCTTTTACAGCAGGTCTATTGCCTTCTGCTAAAGTACAAGAATTGGATGAAGAAGCATTATCTCGCTTGTACTTTGCTATGCAAAATGTATTGGAAGAAGCTATTCAGACGGGTGGACATTTGGTAGGGCAACCGCTAACAGTAACAGATTCCTTAACAGGTGGATTCCATGCGCTGCGTCGTGTATATGAGCGTGAAGGTGAACCTTCTGTACGTTCTGCGAAAGATTTGATTGTCAAAACCGAAGTGTCTGGCAAAAAAGCCTATTATTGTCCAGCTACACAATTTGAAAAGTAA
- a CDS encoding TIGR01457 family HAD-type hydrolase has translation MTTNRKGLLIDLDGTLYHGDTVIEGASAWIQDLQSKQIPYLFVTNNSSRTPQGVADHLTHLGIPATAEQVCTSAMAAAYYIAQQSPASSVYVIGEEGLKQAVTEHGLQLTEEQPDYVLQGIDRQFTYEKLTKALRLITGGATFVLTNPDLQLPSHDGLLPGAGTIGASIVAATGIEPVVIGKPSAILMEYALERLGLPAKDAIVVGDNLLTDIAAGAAAGCVTVLVLSGITTIDNMSTHEAKAGVKADIICQDLAEVSSALGLYSSSH, from the coding sequence ATGACAACAAATCGTAAAGGATTACTGATTGATCTGGACGGTACATTGTATCATGGCGATACCGTTATTGAAGGGGCCAGTGCTTGGATTCAAGATTTACAGTCCAAGCAGATTCCTTATTTATTTGTTACAAATAACTCTTCTCGTACACCGCAAGGAGTGGCAGATCATCTGACTCATTTAGGGATTCCTGCTACTGCTGAACAAGTGTGCACTTCTGCAATGGCAGCCGCTTATTATATTGCACAGCAATCGCCTGCGTCGAGTGTATATGTCATCGGAGAAGAAGGATTGAAACAAGCGGTAACAGAACACGGGTTACAATTAACAGAGGAACAGCCCGATTATGTCCTGCAAGGGATCGATCGTCAATTTACATATGAAAAGCTGACAAAGGCATTGCGCCTGATTACAGGGGGGGCTACATTTGTTCTAACCAATCCCGACCTTCAGCTTCCTTCACATGATGGTTTGTTGCCAGGAGCAGGTACGATTGGTGCTTCTATTGTTGCTGCAACAGGGATAGAACCTGTTGTGATTGGCAAACCATCAGCCATTTTGATGGAATATGCATTAGAACGCTTGGGACTACCTGCAAAGGATGCTATTGTAGTAGGCGATAATCTATTGACTGATATTGCTGCTGGGGCTGCTGCCGGTTGTGTGACAGTGCTAGTATTAAGCGGTATTACAACAATAGATAATATGTCTACACATGAAGCCAAAGCAGGGGTCAAAGCAGATATCATATGTCAAGATCTTGCCGAAGTAAGTTCGGCTCTTGGATTGTATTCATCATCCCATTAA
- the rnz gene encoding ribonuclease Z, translating to MELYFLGTNAGVPTLQRNVTSIGLRMYEERRALWLFDCGEGTQHQVLRSLLKLSKLEKIFITHLHGDHLFGLPGLLSSRAYQGGVTPLTVYGPVGLERYIRTSLELSQSRIEYELNIVEHEGGVVFEDDMFRVESALLEHRIDSYGYRIIEKDRPGQLNFEVLKHHGIKPGPLYGKLKNGGSIKLEDGQILHSHQVVGKPKKGKIITILGDTRPCPNVGILAQDADVLVHEATFLQDMEETAHNYYHSTTLQAAHAAKDANVHELILTHFSSRYKDREQLEPLLIEAKSIFENTLLAEEHVLFPITSKSV from the coding sequence ATGGAATTGTACTTTTTGGGAACCAATGCAGGCGTTCCTACACTTCAGCGTAATGTGACCTCTATTGGATTACGAATGTATGAAGAACGCCGCGCATTATGGTTATTTGATTGTGGAGAAGGTACACAGCATCAAGTGTTACGTTCTTTGCTCAAATTAAGTAAATTAGAAAAGATTTTTATTACTCATTTGCATGGAGATCATTTATTTGGTCTACCCGGGCTATTATCGAGTCGTGCTTATCAAGGAGGAGTCACACCGCTTACGGTATATGGTCCTGTCGGATTAGAACGGTATATTCGAACTTCTCTAGAACTCAGTCAATCACGTATTGAATATGAACTGAATATCGTTGAACACGAAGGTGGCGTCGTTTTTGAAGACGATATGTTTCGAGTAGAATCAGCGTTATTAGAACACCGTATCGATAGTTATGGATATCGTATTATTGAAAAAGATCGTCCCGGACAATTGAATTTTGAAGTACTGAAACATCATGGCATTAAGCCAGGCCCTCTATATGGAAAATTAAAAAATGGAGGCAGTATCAAATTAGAAGATGGACAAATATTACATTCTCATCAAGTCGTAGGCAAGCCGAAAAAAGGAAAAATCATTACGATTTTGGGAGATACAAGACCTTGTCCAAATGTAGGTATATTAGCGCAAGACGCGGATGTGCTGGTGCATGAAGCTACGTTTTTGCAAGATATGGAAGAGACCGCTCACAATTATTATCATAGTACGACTTTACAAGCAGCTCATGCGGCTAAAGACGCGAATGTACATGAATTGATCTTGACTCATTTTAGCTCCCGTTATAAAGATCGTGAACAGCTTGAACCGTTGTTAATTGAAGCCAAAAGTATATTTGAAAATACGTTATTGGCAGAAGAACATGTGTTATTTCCGATCACTTCGAAGTCGGTTTAA
- the metH gene encoding methionine synthase, which yields MNKPDLQERLEQRILILDGAMGTMIQQRDLTADDFGSDDLDGCNEILVLTRPDVIQEIHEQYLAAGADLIETNTFGATSVVLAEYDIQDQARELNLAAVKLARAAVDKYSTAERPRYVVGAMGPTTKTLSVTGGVTFDELVESYQEQAVALIEGGSDVLLLETSQDTLNVKAGSIGIRNAFKQTGIELPLMISGTIEPMGTTLAGQNIESFYISLEHLNPISVGLNCATGPEFMRDHIRSLSEMAGAAVSCYPNAGLPDENGNYHESPESLGRKMAAFAEQGWLNIAGGCCGTTPDHIHVMDELLSQYPPRAMIGTHPPALSGIEPVYIEQDNRPYMVGERTNVLGSRKFKRLIVEGKYEEASEIARAQVKNGAQVIDVCVQDPDRDETYDMEKFLDLVVKKVKAPLMIDTTDVAVIDIALRYSQGKAIINSINLEDGEEKFEDVTPLIHKYGAAVVVGTIDERGQAITAQDKLEVAKRSQQLLVNKYGLQTEDLIFDPLVFPVGTGDEQYIGSAKETIEGIRLIKEQVPGCHTILGISNISFGLPEAGREVLNSVFLYECTKAGLDYAIVNTEKLERYASIPEHERHLAEELLYNTNDATLAEFVAAFRNKKVEKKVQDSNLSLEERLASYVVEGTKEGLLPDLEKALQKYSSLEVINGPLMAGMEEVGRLFNNNELIVAEVLQSAEVMKASVAYLEQFMEKNESSVKGKILLATVKGDVHDIGKNLVEIILSNNGYKIINLGIKVPPERIIEAYRNEKADAIGLSGLLVKSAQQMITTAQDLRSAGIAIPIMVGGAALTRKFTKNRIRPEYEGLVLYAKDAMDGLDIANRLMNPEKRAIIEAEVAAENEIDTAVAVEVAPLPVLTRAVKSDIDPNMPIYLPPDLDRHVLRNYPLSHILPYVNMQMLLGHHLGLKGSVEQLLAKQDPKAVQLKSVVDEILQKALTEHIIQAHGMYRFFPAQSNGNDVIVYDPTDHSRILHTFTFPRQQVEPYLCLADFLKSVESGMMDYVGFMVVTAGQGISALASEWKDKGDYLRSHVLQAVALETAEGLAERVHHMMRDSWGFSDPATMTMKQRLGARYQGIRVSFGYPACPDLEDQGPLFALLKPEDIGVELTEGFMMEPEASVSAMVFSHPQARYFNVDKA from the coding sequence ATGAATAAGCCTGACCTACAAGAAAGACTTGAACAGCGTATTCTGATTTTGGATGGCGCTATGGGGACGATGATTCAACAAAGAGATTTAACGGCAGACGATTTTGGCAGTGATGATCTAGACGGTTGTAATGAAATACTGGTTCTAACACGTCCAGATGTTATTCAAGAAATTCATGAGCAATATTTAGCTGCTGGTGCAGATTTGATAGAAACGAATACATTTGGTGCTACCTCAGTAGTACTGGCTGAATACGATATTCAAGATCAAGCACGTGAATTAAATCTAGCAGCCGTTAAGCTTGCCCGAGCAGCTGTTGATAAATATAGTACAGCTGAACGTCCACGTTATGTTGTAGGCGCTATGGGACCTACAACCAAGACATTGTCTGTTACAGGCGGAGTCACTTTCGATGAACTGGTAGAAAGTTATCAGGAACAGGCAGTAGCTTTGATAGAAGGCGGCTCAGATGTACTTCTATTGGAAACCTCGCAAGATACACTGAACGTGAAAGCAGGTAGTATCGGTATCCGTAATGCGTTTAAGCAGACAGGAATAGAGCTACCTTTGATGATATCCGGTACGATCGAGCCGATGGGTACAACGCTTGCCGGACAAAATATAGAGTCTTTTTATATTTCATTAGAACATTTGAACCCGATTTCAGTAGGCTTGAATTGCGCGACCGGACCAGAATTTATGCGTGATCATATTCGTTCATTGTCTGAAATGGCAGGAGCGGCTGTTAGTTGTTATCCCAATGCAGGCTTGCCTGATGAAAATGGGAATTATCATGAATCTCCAGAATCGTTAGGACGCAAAATGGCGGCTTTTGCTGAGCAAGGTTGGCTCAATATAGCAGGAGGCTGTTGCGGAACAACACCGGATCATATTCATGTTATGGATGAATTATTATCTCAATATCCGCCGCGTGCGATGATCGGTACACATCCACCTGCTTTGTCAGGGATAGAACCTGTCTATATCGAGCAAGACAATCGTCCTTATATGGTAGGAGAACGTACCAATGTTCTCGGTTCACGTAAATTTAAGCGATTGATTGTAGAAGGTAAATATGAAGAAGCATCTGAGATCGCTCGTGCTCAAGTAAAAAATGGTGCACAAGTCATCGATGTATGTGTACAAGATCCCGATCGTGATGAAACGTATGATATGGAGAAATTTTTAGATTTAGTCGTCAAAAAAGTTAAAGCTCCATTAATGATCGATACAACAGATGTAGCTGTTATTGATATCGCTCTTCGTTATTCGCAAGGGAAAGCAATTATTAACTCAATTAATCTGGAAGATGGGGAAGAAAAGTTTGAAGATGTTACCCCGCTTATCCATAAATACGGTGCAGCTGTAGTTGTAGGGACGATTGATGAACGAGGACAGGCGATAACAGCGCAAGATAAGTTAGAAGTCGCTAAGCGTTCGCAACAATTGTTAGTGAACAAATACGGACTCCAAACAGAAGATTTAATTTTTGATCCACTTGTATTTCCTGTCGGTACAGGAGATGAGCAGTATATTGGTTCTGCCAAAGAAACGATAGAAGGTATTCGCTTAATTAAGGAACAAGTTCCAGGTTGTCATACAATTCTGGGGATCAGTAATATATCGTTTGGTTTACCGGAAGCAGGACGTGAAGTGTTGAACTCTGTATTTTTGTACGAATGCACCAAAGCAGGTCTGGATTACGCGATCGTCAATACCGAAAAATTAGAACGGTATGCGTCTATTCCTGAACATGAGCGTCATTTAGCAGAAGAATTACTTTATAATACCAACGATGCTACATTAGCTGAATTTGTAGCTGCTTTTCGTAATAAAAAAGTAGAAAAGAAAGTGCAAGATTCTAATCTTTCGTTAGAAGAACGGCTTGCTTCTTATGTGGTAGAAGGAACCAAAGAAGGTCTACTGCCTGATTTGGAAAAAGCATTGCAAAAATACTCGTCCCTCGAAGTCATCAATGGCCCGCTGATGGCAGGGATGGAAGAAGTAGGGCGGCTGTTCAATAATAACGAGCTGATCGTAGCTGAAGTATTGCAAAGTGCCGAGGTTATGAAAGCATCTGTTGCTTATCTGGAACAATTTATGGAGAAAAATGAATCGTCTGTAAAAGGTAAGATTTTACTGGCAACTGTCAAAGGCGATGTACATGATATTGGTAAAAATCTCGTCGAAATCATTTTATCTAATAATGGTTATAAAATTATCAATCTAGGGATCAAAGTCCCACCTGAACGTATTATCGAAGCGTATCGCAATGAAAAAGCAGATGCGATAGGTCTATCCGGTCTTTTGGTTAAATCTGCTCAGCAAATGATTACAACCGCGCAAGATTTACGTAGTGCAGGAATCGCTATTCCTATTATGGTAGGCGGAGCAGCGTTAACACGCAAATTCACCAAAAACCGGATACGACCGGAATATGAAGGTTTGGTATTATACGCCAAAGACGCTATGGATGGTCTCGATATTGCCAACCGTCTTATGAATCCTGAAAAGCGAGCGATTATTGAAGCAGAAGTAGCGGCTGAAAATGAGATCGATACAGCCGTAGCGGTGGAAGTAGCACCATTACCTGTGCTCACTCGCGCGGTTAAATCGGATATTGATCCGAATATGCCGATCTATCTTCCACCTGATCTGGATCGCCATGTATTGCGTAATTATCCGCTTAGTCATATTTTACCGTATGTGAATATGCAGATGCTTCTTGGACATCATCTAGGACTCAAAGGATCGGTAGAGCAATTGTTAGCGAAGCAAGACCCGAAGGCAGTACAGCTCAAATCAGTCGTAGATGAAATATTGCAAAAAGCATTAACAGAGCATATTATTCAAGCGCATGGGATGTATCGCTTTTTCCCGGCTCAATCGAATGGGAACGATGTGATTGTATATGATCCGACAGATCATAGCCGAATTTTGCATACATTTACATTCCCGCGCCAACAAGTCGAGCCTTATCTCTGTCTAGCTGACTTTTTGAAGTCTGTAGAAAGTGGTATGATGGATTATGTAGGCTTTATGGTAGTTACTGCTGGTCAGGGAATTAGTGCACTGGCTTCAGAGTGGAAAGACAAAGGTGATTATCTACGCTCCCATGTTCTTCAAGCAGTCGCACTAGAGACCGCAGAAGGGCTTGCAGAACGTGTTCATCATATGATGCGTGATAGTTGGGGATTCTCTGATCCGGCGACGATGACGATGAAACAGCGCTTAGGAGCACGTTATCAAGGGATTCGAGTATCATTTGGTTATCCAGCTTGCCCTGATTTAGAAGATCAAGGCCCTTTGTTTGCTTTATTGAAGCCTGAAGATATCGGTGTCGAATTAACCGAAGGATTTATGATGGAACCGGAAGCTTCAGTATCAGCTATGGTATTTAGTCATCCACAAGCTCGTTATTTTAATGTAGATAAAGCATAA
- a CDS encoding cupin domain-containing protein, whose translation MAEIRIRNTNERIAGDDKVLEFLNKHEVVYEKWDASKLAPELQDNFTLTDEQKQAVLDTYEAEIKDLSARRGYRTWDVITLSESTPDLEAKLAKFEEIHTHTEDEIRAIVSGNGIFIIKSPEHGYFDVELEPGDVISVPENTPHFFTLVENRKIVAVRLFVETDGWIAVPFEDNSFQKA comes from the coding sequence ATGGCTGAAATCAGAATTAGAAATACCAATGAACGAATTGCTGGAGATGACAAGGTTCTGGAGTTTTTAAACAAACATGAGGTTGTGTATGAAAAATGGGATGCTTCCAAATTGGCTCCTGAATTGCAAGATAACTTCACACTGACAGATGAGCAAAAACAAGCGGTTTTAGATACGTACGAAGCAGAAATCAAAGACCTTTCAGCACGTCGTGGTTACCGCACATGGGACGTGATCACTTTATCTGAATCTACACCTGATCTGGAAGCTAAATTAGCTAAATTTGAAGAAATTCACACCCATACCGAAGACGAGATTCGTGCGATTGTATCAGGTAATGGTATTTTTATTATCAAAAGCCCTGAGCATGGATACTTCGATGTTGAATTAGAACCAGGTGATGTTATCTCTGTACCTGAGAATACACCTCACTTCTTTACACTGGTTGAAAATCGTAAAATTGTAGCTGTTCGTTTGTTTGTAGAAACAGACGGTTGGATCGCTGTTCCTTTCGAAGACAACTCTTTCCAAAAAGCTTAA
- a CDS encoding HAD family hydrolase — protein sequence MSIEAVLFDLDDTLLWDERSIEEAFAETCLVAEQATGVDPIALEEAVRREARALYESYETFPFTQWIGINPFEGLWAQFSAGEQPEFRQLQKIAPTYRKESWRKGLSAMGIEDEALALQLSDRFVQERRNRPHIYEETFQILDELQGKVKLLLLTNGCPALQQEKLDGVPKLAPYFDQIVVSGAFGKGKPNAEIFAHALELLDVKPEQALMIGDKLTTDIKGALAAGIKSVWVNRNGKVNDSEIKPDYEITRLTDIHQITTQLVS from the coding sequence GTGAGTATTGAAGCGGTTTTGTTTGATCTAGATGATACGTTATTATGGGATGAACGCAGTATAGAAGAAGCTTTTGCAGAGACATGTCTTGTGGCTGAGCAAGCGACAGGTGTTGATCCTATAGCTTTGGAAGAAGCAGTACGCCGAGAAGCGAGAGCACTGTATGAATCCTATGAGACTTTTCCTTTTACACAATGGATTGGAATTAATCCGTTTGAAGGCTTGTGGGCTCAATTTTCCGCAGGCGAACAACCTGAATTCCGTCAATTGCAGAAGATTGCACCGACATATCGCAAAGAATCGTGGCGTAAAGGTCTAAGTGCAATGGGGATCGAAGATGAAGCTTTAGCACTCCAACTGTCTGATCGATTCGTACAAGAACGACGTAATCGTCCGCATATCTATGAAGAGACATTTCAGATTTTGGATGAATTACAAGGCAAGGTCAAGTTATTGTTGCTTACCAATGGTTGTCCGGCGTTACAACAAGAGAAGTTAGACGGTGTACCCAAGTTAGCTCCTTATTTTGATCAGATCGTTGTATCCGGTGCATTTGGTAAAGGTAAGCCTAATGCAGAGATTTTTGCACATGCACTTGAATTATTGGATGTGAAGCCAGAGCAAGCGTTGATGATCGGAGACAAACTGACTACAGATATCAAAGGTGCATTAGCAGCAGGAATCAAGTCGGTATGGGTGAACCGTAATGGTAAAGTCAACGATAGTGAGATTAAGCCAGATTACGAAATTACACGTTTAACCGATATTCATCAGATTACGACTCAGTTGGTATCATAA
- a CDS encoding methyltransferase, with translation MSRSWERQVRRNSKQVNAARRKQGQSSIGGKTSISEYTAYKGRNIVFPAALIILGIIYAVMGIMYPTADGFSVIFIVTVALYILLGVMLYFRKPYLKIGRDSLITTKFNRDRLISSSQVKSIRLQKGYVVIEHSSKGGSWVFSRTLNRYDTDAMSEHLRTFAAQHKISIQEKA, from the coding sequence ATGTCCCGTTCCTGGGAAAGGCAAGTTCGACGCAATTCAAAGCAAGTTAATGCTGCACGTAGAAAGCAAGGTCAATCTTCTATCGGTGGCAAAACCAGTATTTCCGAATATACAGCGTATAAAGGAAGAAACATTGTTTTTCCAGCTGCTCTAATTATATTGGGAATTATTTATGCAGTGATGGGTATTATGTATCCAACAGCTGATGGTTTTAGCGTGATCTTTATCGTTACTGTAGCTTTGTACATTTTACTTGGCGTAATGCTTTATTTCCGCAAACCGTACTTGAAAATTGGCAGAGATTCATTGATCACTACCAAATTTAATCGTGATCGTCTCATCTCTTCTTCTCAAGTGAAAAGTATTCGCCTTCAAAAAGGTTATGTAGTGATTGAACATAGCTCTAAAGGTGGAAGCTGGGTATTCTCACGCACATTAAACCGTTATGATACAGATGCAATGAGCGAGCACTTACGCACATTTGCTGCACAACACAAAATTTCGATTCAAGAAAAAGCTTAA
- a CDS encoding DUF896 domain-containing protein gives MDIDTLIARINELARKKKSSGLTAEETVERDELRAIYLNNIRSNFRQQLDTIEFVEDTEQADNTKK, from the coding sequence ATGGATATCGATACACTCATTGCACGTATTAATGAATTAGCTCGTAAGAAAAAAAGTTCAGGTCTTACAGCCGAAGAAACTGTAGAGCGTGACGAGTTACGTGCTATTTATTTAAATAATATTCGCAGTAATTTTCGTCAACAACTAGATACAATTGAATTTGTAGAAGATACAGAACAAGCGGATAATACCAAAAAATAG